In Leisingera methylohalidivorans DSM 14336, a single genomic region encodes these proteins:
- a CDS encoding MBL fold metallo-hydrolase translates to MAFTRREFGVSAAAGLAVAAVPGWSSAQITLGNKRIATVSDGYLNLPPEFLFDGLAPDVLQQALEQYGLPAGPLTPDVNVTLLREESRVVLFDAGAGPGFQESAGNLPGALDVLGVRPEEVTHVVFTHCHPDHLWGVLDDFDDLLFPRAAYLMGQREWDYWFDPETVDSIGSSRAAMAIGARRRMEQLEDKVQLFRDGEEILPGVAAVATPGHTPGHMSFEVRDGSDGVLVLGDAVGNHHVSFAEPGRPVGADQEPQKAAATRMRLLDQLAAGQMQLIGYHLPGGGIGRAERFGSGYRFVPAA, encoded by the coding sequence ATGGCATTTACCAGACGCGAATTTGGCGTGTCGGCTGCAGCAGGACTGGCCGTGGCGGCTGTCCCCGGCTGGTCTTCAGCGCAAATTACATTGGGCAACAAGCGGATTGCGACGGTTTCGGACGGTTATCTTAATTTGCCGCCGGAGTTTCTGTTTGACGGGCTAGCGCCGGATGTTCTGCAGCAAGCACTGGAACAGTACGGGCTTCCCGCCGGGCCGCTGACGCCGGATGTGAATGTAACCTTGCTGCGCGAAGAGAGCAGAGTTGTTCTGTTCGATGCGGGTGCCGGACCTGGTTTTCAGGAGAGTGCGGGAAACCTGCCCGGCGCGCTGGATGTCCTTGGTGTCAGGCCTGAGGAGGTTACACATGTGGTCTTCACGCACTGCCATCCCGATCACCTGTGGGGAGTGCTGGATGATTTTGATGATCTGCTGTTTCCCCGCGCGGCATACCTGATGGGGCAGAGGGAATGGGACTACTGGTTCGACCCGGAGACCGTAGACAGCATTGGCAGCAGCCGGGCGGCGATGGCCATTGGAGCCCGGCGCCGGATGGAACAACTGGAAGACAAAGTGCAGCTGTTCCGGGACGGCGAGGAGATCCTGCCGGGAGTGGCTGCTGTGGCTACACCAGGCCACACACCGGGGCATATGTCTTTTGAAGTCCGCGATGGCAGTGACGGTGTTCTGGTATTAGGGGACGCGGTGGGCAATCATCACGTGAGCTTTGCTGAGCCTGGCAGGCCGGTTGGTGCTGACCAGGAACCGCAAAAGGCTGCTGCGACACGGATGCGCCTGCTGGACCAGCTTGCCGCCGGACAAATGCAGCTGATCGGCTATCATTTACCCGGTGGCGGTATTGGCCGGGCAGAACGCTTTGGCAGCGGCTACCGCTTTGTGCCAGCGGCATGA
- the pcaQ gene encoding pca operon transcription factor PcaQ — translation MLLSSSLKLRHLEVFVEVARKMSVTQAAGALGMTQPAVTRALRELEEVCGKPLVEKHGRGIRLSGYGELFRDHAGRSLALARDGVALLRGLDEADGPLVAIGALPTVAADLVPDTLARLHGCSGTPGRFRVMSGDNQYLIDQLRRGGLDLVVGRMPAPETMAGVEFDPLYRERVAAVVARDHPLAGAGHVPTSAFEDYPVLMPSEGSIIRPLVERVFLEQGLPLPRFPIETVSSTFGRRFVLAHRAIWIISQGVVRPELEAGSMAVLPLNTDSTLGPVGLCVRREHQLSAAAQRFCAALRKACTAQGLT, via the coding sequence ATGCTGCTATCGTCTTCATTGAAACTGCGCCATCTTGAGGTCTTCGTTGAGGTGGCCCGCAAGATGAGCGTCACCCAGGCGGCCGGGGCCTTGGGTATGACGCAACCCGCGGTGACACGGGCGTTGCGCGAATTGGAGGAAGTTTGCGGCAAGCCGCTGGTCGAAAAGCATGGCCGCGGAATCCGGCTCAGCGGGTATGGTGAGCTGTTCCGGGATCATGCCGGTCGCAGCCTGGCGCTGGCGCGCGACGGGGTGGCGCTGTTGCGTGGCCTGGACGAGGCAGATGGACCGCTGGTTGCCATTGGCGCATTGCCCACCGTCGCTGCCGATCTGGTTCCGGACACGCTGGCGCGACTGCACGGATGCAGCGGTACGCCGGGGCGGTTCAGGGTGATGTCCGGTGACAACCAGTATCTGATTGATCAGCTGCGCCGGGGCGGGCTGGATTTGGTGGTTGGCAGGATGCCCGCGCCGGAAACTATGGCGGGCGTGGAATTTGACCCGCTCTACCGCGAGCGGGTGGCGGCCGTTGTCGCGCGGGACCATCCCTTAGCTGGAGCCGGGCATGTGCCGACTTCAGCATTTGAGGACTACCCGGTGCTGATGCCGTCTGAAGGGTCGATAATCCGGCCGTTGGTCGAACGGGTGTTTCTGGAGCAGGGTCTGCCACTGCCCCGGTTTCCGATCGAAACTGTCTCCTCCACCTTCGGGAGGCGCTTTGTGCTGGCGCACCGGGCGATCTGGATCATCAGCCAAGGCGTGGTGCGGCCGGAGCTGGAAGCTGGCAGCATGGCAGTGCTGCCCTTGAATACGGACAGCACCCTTGGCCCCGTGGGGCTGTGTGTCCGGCGGGAGCATCAGCTTTCGGCTGCAGCCCAGAGGTTTTGCGCAGCCCTGCGAAAAGCTTGTACAGCACAGGGGCTGACCTAA
- the pcaC gene encoding 4-carboxymuconolactone decarboxylase has protein sequence MTQQDRYSQGMQIRRKVLGDAHVERAEAAKTALDAPFQELITEAAWGTVWASDRISLRERSMLTLALLAATGNFDEIPMHIRATARTGASQEDVIEVFQHAAIYAGVPRANRALKLAKETYAEMAAEGGDPA, from the coding sequence ATGACGCAGCAGGACCGGTATAGCCAGGGCATGCAAATCAGGCGCAAGGTGCTTGGCGACGCCCATGTGGAGCGCGCCGAGGCTGCCAAAACTGCGCTGGACGCCCCCTTTCAGGAGCTGATCACCGAAGCTGCCTGGGGCACGGTCTGGGCCTCGGACCGGATTTCACTGCGGGAACGGTCTATGCTGACACTGGCGTTGCTGGCCGCCACCGGAAATTTCGACGAGATTCCGATGCACATCCGCGCCACCGCCCGAACCGGCGCCAGCCAGGAGGATGTCATCGAGGTCTTCCAGCATGCCGCCATCTATGCCGGAGTGCCGCGCGCAAACCGCGCGCTGAAGCTGGCCAAGGAAACCTATGCCGAAATGGCCGCCGAGGGAGGAGACCCCGCATGA
- the pcaH gene encoding protocatechuate 3,4-dioxygenase subunit beta has protein sequence MSTLPEQGEFYSRDRRWHPAAVSQDYKTSVTRAPQYPLISLENTASEITGPVFGHNDIAATDNDLLTNFAQPGESPIGERIIVHGRVLDENARPVPNTLVEIWQANASGRYRHKKDTYLGALDPNFGGCGRTLTDEHGCYHFRTVKPGAYPWRNRVNDWRPAHIHVSVFGTGFAQRLITQHYFEGDPLIARCPIVNTIPDPAAVEMLIARLDMNATIPLDTMAYRFDIVLRGRRSTLFENRLEGN, from the coding sequence ATGAGCACGCTGCCGGAACAGGGGGAATTCTATTCCCGCGACCGCCGCTGGCATCCAGCCGCAGTGTCGCAAGACTACAAGACCTCGGTCACCCGCGCGCCGCAATATCCGCTGATCAGCCTGGAAAACACCGCCAGCGAAATCACCGGTCCGGTATTCGGCCACAACGACATCGCCGCCACCGACAATGATCTTCTGACAAACTTTGCCCAGCCCGGCGAAAGCCCGATCGGCGAGCGGATCATCGTGCATGGCAGGGTGCTGGATGAAAACGCGCGTCCGGTGCCGAATACGCTGGTGGAGATCTGGCAGGCCAACGCCTCTGGCCGCTACCGGCACAAAAAGGACACCTACCTGGGGGCGCTGGATCCAAATTTCGGCGGCTGCGGGCGGACCCTGACGGATGAACACGGCTGCTACCATTTCCGCACTGTAAAACCCGGCGCCTACCCCTGGCGCAACCGGGTGAACGACTGGCGGCCGGCGCATATACACGTTTCGGTCTTTGGCACCGGCTTTGCCCAGCGGCTGATCACCCAGCATTATTTCGAGGGCGACCCGCTGATCGCCCGTTGCCCGATTGTGAACACAATCCCCGACCCGGCAGCAGTGGAGATGCTGATCGCGCGCCTCGACATGAATGCCACCATTCCGCTTGACACTATGGCGTACCGCTTTGACATCGTGCTGCGCGGGCGCCGGTCCACCCTGTTTGAAAACCGGCTTGAGGGAAACTGA
- the pcaG gene encoding protocatechuate 3,4-dioxygenase subunit alpha, translated as MPQLPHYLKETPSQTAGPYVHIGLAPGAAGFEIYDQELGRDIAGPNAKGERVRVEGMVTDGTGSPVKDVLLEVWQANADGIYAHPEHAGAVEDGFRGWGRVITDFGTGNWEFDTVKPGPVMGRNGHIMAPHINLLIVARGINTGLNTRIYFDDEAQANAADPVLSLIEWEHRRQTLIARRSERDGTVAYRFDICLQGDGETVFFDI; from the coding sequence ATGCCGCAGCTACCGCATTACCTTAAGGAAACTCCCTCGCAAACCGCGGGCCCGTATGTCCACATCGGCCTCGCTCCCGGTGCAGCGGGATTCGAGATCTACGATCAGGAACTTGGCCGCGACATTGCCGGCCCCAACGCCAAGGGTGAGCGTGTCCGCGTGGAGGGCATGGTGACGGACGGCACCGGATCACCAGTCAAGGATGTTCTGCTGGAGGTCTGGCAGGCCAATGCTGACGGTATCTATGCCCACCCGGAACATGCCGGCGCGGTGGAAGACGGATTTCGCGGCTGGGGCCGGGTCATTACCGACTTTGGGACCGGCAATTGGGAGTTTGACACCGTGAAACCCGGCCCGGTGATGGGCCGCAACGGCCACATAATGGCGCCGCATATCAACCTGTTGATCGTCGCCCGCGGCATCAACACGGGTCTAAACACCCGGATTTATTTCGACGACGAGGCACAGGCCAACGCCGCCGACCCGGTGCTGAGCCTGATCGAATGGGAGCACCGCCGACAGACCCTGATCGCCCGCCGCAGCGAGCGCGACGGCACCGTGGCCTACCGCTTTGACATCTGCTTGCAGGGCGATGGTGAAACCGTCTTTTTCGACATCTGA
- a CDS encoding 3-keto-5-aminohexanoate cleavage protein — protein sequence MGKPCIICVAITGSVPTTANNPAVPVTIAEQIESTHEAFEAGASIAHCHVRNDDQTPTSDPEKFARLMEGLHNHCPGMIVQLSTGGRSGAGRERGGMLSLRPDMASLSVGSNNFPSRVYENAPDLVDWLAAEMRKYEVKPEIEAFDLSHIHQAVKMNREGRIPGTLYLQFVMGVKNAMPVDRDVFDYYVKTMQRLAPEAEWCGAGVGPGQIQVNEWSIATGGHTRTGLEDNMRLDRETLAPSNAALVKRAAELCEKYERPVATWQQAREILELRPA from the coding sequence ATGGGTAAACCTTGTATCATCTGCGTGGCCATCACCGGTTCTGTGCCGACCACGGCCAACAACCCGGCGGTGCCGGTCACCATTGCCGAACAGATCGAAAGCACCCATGAGGCGTTTGAGGCCGGCGCCTCGATCGCGCATTGCCATGTGCGCAACGACGATCAGACGCCGACCTCCGATCCGGAGAAATTTGCGCGGCTGATGGAGGGACTGCACAATCACTGCCCCGGCATGATCGTGCAGCTGTCCACAGGCGGGCGGTCGGGCGCCGGGCGCGAGCGCGGCGGCATGCTGAGCCTGCGTCCTGACATGGCATCGCTGTCCGTTGGCTCCAACAACTTCCCGTCGCGGGTCTATGAAAACGCCCCCGACCTGGTGGACTGGCTGGCCGCCGAGATGCGCAAGTATGAGGTGAAACCCGAGATTGAAGCCTTTGACCTCTCGCATATCCACCAGGCGGTGAAAATGAACCGCGAGGGGCGCATTCCCGGCACCCTCTATTTGCAGTTCGTTATGGGTGTGAAAAACGCGATGCCGGTCGACAGGGACGTGTTCGATTATTACGTCAAGACCATGCAGCGGCTGGCCCCCGAGGCCGAATGGTGCGGCGCCGGGGTCGGGCCAGGGCAGATCCAGGTCAACGAGTGGTCGATCGCCACGGGCGGCCATACCCGGACCGGGCTGGAAGACAACATGCGGCTGGACCGCGAGACGCTGGCGCCGTCGAACGCGGCACTGGTGAAACGTGCTGCGGAGCTGTGCGAGAAATACGAGCGGCCTGTCGCGACCTGGCAGCAGGCCCGCGAAATCCTGGAGCTGCGGCCCGCCTGA
- the cueR gene encoding Cu(I)-responsive transcriptional regulator, whose product MNIGDVSSRSGLPAKTIRYYEDIGLIKPHRSANGYRCFAETDLHKLAFLGRARALGFTIEDCRTLMAMYEDESRASADVKQLALEHLTKIEDKIADLQAMRDTLGDLVECCAGDNRPDCPILKDLSGGEGRSG is encoded by the coding sequence ATGAATATTGGAGACGTATCCAGCCGCTCGGGCCTGCCGGCCAAAACCATCCGCTATTACGAGGACATCGGCCTGATCAAGCCGCATCGCAGCGCCAATGGCTACCGTTGCTTTGCCGAGACCGACCTGCACAAGCTGGCCTTTCTTGGCCGGGCCCGGGCCTTGGGCTTCACCATTGAAGACTGCCGTACCCTGATGGCGATGTACGAGGATGAAAGCCGGGCGAGTGCAGACGTGAAACAGCTGGCGCTGGAGCACCTCACCAAGATCGAAGATAAAATCGCCGATCTGCAGGCAATGCGGGACACATTGGGGGATCTGGTCGAATGCTGTGCGGGCGACAATCGGCCGGATTGCCCGATCCTGAAGGATTTGTCCGGCGGGGAAGGGCGCTCCGGCTAA
- a CDS encoding heavy metal translocating P-type ATPase, with translation MSENTRISLQITNLSCAGCAGRAERALAAVEGVQKASVNLANATGQVAAAPRVQLEQLTAALKSAGYPAAESEVTLALSGMSCASCVGRVERVLLAVPGVLSASVNLASETAQVRFLTGTARVADLTRAVTEAGYPARPSGAAEDETEQASQRKSDEIAALRRQVLIAALLTMPVFVIEMGGHMIPALHHWVAANLGMQNSYLLQFTLTTLVLAGPGRQFYVKGFPALFRGAPDMNALVALGTSAAYGFSVISTFAPRLLPAGTANVYFEAAAVIVVLILTGRFLEARAKGRTGAAIRKLAGLQPKTAMVVAGGEAVETPVEEIAAGDMIRVRPGERIAVDGEIVSGSSYIDESMISGEPVPVAKAPGDEVTAGTVNGNSALEFRATRVGRDTVLAQIIRMVEHAQGAKLPVQGLVDRITLWFVPAVIAVAALTVLAWSLFGPAPSLPLALVAGVSVLIIACPCAMGLATPTSIMVGIGRAAQMGVLFRKGDALQRLQEVQVVALDKTGTLTEGRPALTELICAEGFTREEVLRLSGAAEAQSEHPIALAIVAAAGKGLPQADAFEAIPGYGLRAEVDGHAVLAGAARLMVREGIELGALAAEGEKLAKRGETPLYAAIDGRAAAVIAVADPIKPGTPAAIKAFHDEGLKVAMITGDATATAQSIAARLGIDAVKAECLPADKVAAIQDLQAEHGALAFVGDGINDAPALAAADAGIAIGTGTDVAIEAADVVLVSGDLRGVVNALTVSRATMRNIRQNLGWAFGYNVLLIPVAAGVLYPLGGPLLSPALAAGAMALSSVFVLSNALRLRRLKPAIDEDQAGPASLAAGGREARA, from the coding sequence ATGTCAGAAAACACCCGAATTTCACTGCAAATCACCAACTTGAGCTGTGCAGGCTGCGCCGGGCGCGCAGAACGCGCCTTGGCAGCGGTCGAGGGGGTCCAAAAGGCCTCAGTGAACCTTGCGAATGCAACCGGTCAGGTCGCGGCCGCCCCGCGAGTGCAGCTGGAGCAGCTGACGGCTGCACTCAAATCTGCCGGCTACCCGGCGGCAGAATCCGAAGTGACGCTGGCTCTCAGCGGCATGAGCTGCGCGTCCTGCGTTGGACGGGTGGAACGGGTGCTGCTGGCGGTGCCAGGGGTGCTGTCGGCCAGCGTCAATTTGGCGAGTGAGACTGCGCAGGTCCGCTTTTTGACGGGAACAGCCCGGGTTGCTGATCTGACGCGTGCAGTGACCGAGGCCGGCTACCCGGCCCGTCCTAGCGGCGCGGCGGAGGATGAGACGGAGCAAGCCAGTCAGCGCAAGTCGGATGAGATCGCCGCGCTGAGGCGGCAGGTTCTGATTGCTGCTCTGCTGACGATGCCGGTCTTCGTGATCGAGATGGGCGGCCATATGATCCCGGCACTGCACCATTGGGTGGCGGCTAATTTAGGGATGCAGAACAGCTACTTGTTGCAATTCACCCTCACTACGCTGGTGCTGGCGGGGCCGGGGCGGCAGTTCTATGTCAAGGGCTTTCCGGCGCTGTTCCGGGGGGCGCCGGACATGAACGCGCTGGTGGCGCTGGGCACCAGCGCTGCCTACGGGTTCTCAGTCATTTCCACCTTTGCGCCAAGGCTGCTGCCTGCAGGCACCGCCAATGTCTATTTCGAGGCAGCGGCGGTGATCGTGGTGCTGATCCTGACCGGCCGGTTTCTGGAGGCGCGGGCCAAGGGACGTACCGGAGCGGCGATCCGCAAGCTGGCCGGGCTGCAGCCGAAAACCGCTATGGTCGTCGCCGGCGGCGAGGCGGTGGAAACCCCGGTCGAGGAGATCGCTGCAGGTGATATGATCCGGGTCCGTCCGGGTGAACGGATTGCGGTAGACGGCGAGATCGTTTCCGGCAGCTCCTATATCGACGAAAGCATGATCAGCGGCGAGCCGGTACCGGTGGCAAAGGCTCCGGGCGATGAGGTGACCGCGGGAACCGTCAACGGCAATTCCGCGCTGGAATTCCGCGCAACCCGCGTTGGGCGCGACACTGTGCTGGCGCAGATCATCCGTATGGTGGAGCACGCGCAAGGCGCCAAGCTGCCGGTGCAGGGGCTGGTGGACCGGATCACGCTGTGGTTCGTGCCTGCGGTCATTGCAGTAGCGGCGCTGACGGTGCTGGCTTGGTCGCTGTTCGGACCGGCGCCGTCCTTGCCGCTGGCTCTGGTTGCGGGCGTCTCGGTGCTGATTATTGCCTGCCCTTGCGCAATGGGGCTGGCAACGCCAACCTCGATCATGGTGGGGATCGGCCGGGCCGCGCAGATGGGCGTGCTGTTCCGCAAGGGCGATGCGCTGCAGCGGCTGCAAGAGGTGCAGGTGGTGGCGCTCGACAAGACCGGCACCTTGACCGAGGGGCGCCCGGCGCTCACCGAACTGATCTGCGCTGAGGGCTTTACCCGCGAGGAAGTGCTGCGTCTGTCCGGTGCCGCAGAGGCCCAGTCGGAACATCCCATCGCCCTTGCCATCGTGGCTGCAGCAGGGAAGGGGCTGCCACAGGCTGACGCCTTTGAGGCGATCCCGGGCTACGGCCTGCGGGCGGAGGTCGACGGGCACGCGGTCCTGGCCGGTGCTGCCCGGCTGATGGTGCGTGAGGGTATCGAACTTGGGGCGCTGGCAGCAGAAGGCGAGAAACTGGCCAAACGTGGTGAAACCCCGCTGTACGCTGCCATCGACGGGCGGGCCGCGGCGGTGATTGCGGTGGCAGACCCGATCAAGCCGGGCACGCCAGCGGCGATCAAGGCTTTTCATGATGAGGGGTTGAAGGTTGCGATGATCACTGGCGATGCCACGGCCACGGCGCAATCAATTGCCGCACGGCTGGGCATCGATGCAGTGAAAGCTGAATGCCTGCCCGCAGACAAGGTGGCCGCGATCCAGGACCTGCAGGCGGAGCATGGCGCGCTGGCCTTTGTCGGCGATGGCATCAATGACGCCCCGGCGCTGGCCGCGGCGGATGCCGGCATTGCCATCGGCACCGGCACCGACGTGGCGATCGAGGCGGCGGATGTGGTGCTGGTCTCGGGTGATCTGCGCGGGGTGGTGAATGCACTGACCGTTAGCCGCGCCACCATGCGCAACATCCGCCAGAACCTGGGTTGGGCCTTCGGCTACAACGTGCTGCTGATCCCGGTGGCGGCCGGGGTTCTGTACCCTCTTGGCGGGCCGCTTTTGTCGCCGGCGCTGGCGGCAGGCGCAATGGCGCTGTCGAGCGTGTTTGTGCTGTCCAACGCCCTGCGCTTGCGCCGCCTGAAACCCGCCATAGATGAAGATCAGGCGGGGCCAGCGTCCCTAGCCGCCGGCGGACGGGAGGCGCGCGCATGA
- a CDS encoding S-(hydroxymethyl)glutathione dehydrogenase/class III alcohol dehydrogenase, with protein sequence MKTRAAVAVAPGKPLEIMEVNLEGPKAGEVLVEIKATGLCHTDEFTRSGDDPEGIFPAILGHEGAGIVIEVGEGVTSLKPGDHVIPLYTPECRECDYCLNPKTNLCQAIRSTQGAGLLPDGTTRFSMQDGTPIHHYMGCSTFANHTVVPEIALAKIREDAPFDKVCYIGCGVTTGIGAVINTAKVEIGSRAIVFGLGGIGLNVIQGLRLAGADQIVGVDLNPGKVEMATKFGMTDFVNPAEVEGDLVAHLVEVTGGGADYTFDATGNVNVMRTALEAAHKGWGESIIIGVAPAGAEISTRPFQLVTGRSWRGTAFGGASGRTDVPKIVDWYMDGKIEIDPMITHKLTLDQINEGFELMHEGKSIRAVVEF encoded by the coding sequence ATCAAGACCCGCGCCGCCGTTGCGGTTGCCCCCGGCAAACCGCTGGAAATCATGGAGGTGAACCTCGAAGGCCCGAAAGCGGGCGAGGTTCTGGTGGAAATCAAGGCAACCGGCCTGTGCCATACCGACGAATTCACCCGTTCGGGCGACGACCCCGAAGGCATCTTCCCGGCGATCCTGGGTCATGAAGGCGCAGGCATCGTGATTGAGGTCGGCGAAGGCGTGACCAGCCTGAAACCGGGCGACCATGTGATCCCGCTCTATACGCCCGAGTGCCGCGAGTGCGACTACTGCCTCAACCCGAAAACCAACCTGTGCCAGGCAATCCGCTCCACGCAGGGCGCAGGCCTGCTGCCTGATGGCACCACCCGCTTCTCGATGCAGGACGGCACCCCGATTCATCACTACATGGGCTGCTCGACCTTTGCGAACCACACCGTGGTGCCGGAGATCGCACTGGCGAAAATCCGTGAGGATGCACCGTTCGACAAGGTTTGCTATATCGGCTGCGGCGTCACCACTGGCATTGGTGCTGTGATCAACACCGCCAAGGTGGAAATCGGCTCGCGTGCTATCGTATTCGGCCTCGGCGGCATCGGCCTCAACGTGATCCAAGGCCTTCGCCTGGCAGGCGCAGACCAGATCGTCGGTGTCGACCTGAACCCCGGCAAAGTGGAAATGGCCACGAAGTTCGGCATGACCGATTTCGTCAATCCAGCGGAAGTCGAGGGTGATCTGGTGGCGCATCTGGTCGAAGTGACCGGCGGCGGTGCGGACTATACGTTTGACGCAACCGGCAACGTCAATGTCATGCGCACCGCACTGGAAGCGGCGCATAAGGGATGGGGTGAATCGATCATCATCGGCGTGGCCCCAGCGGGCGCCGAGATTTCGACCCGTCCGTTCCAGCTGGTCACCGGCCGGTCCTGGCGCGGCACCGCATTCGGTGGCGCCTCGGGCCGTACCGATGTGCCCAAGATCGTGGATTGGTACATGGATGGAAAGATCGAGATCGACCCGATGATCACCCACAAGCTGACCCTGGATCAGATCAACGAAGGCTTTGAACTGATGCACGAAGGCAAGTCCATCCGCGCAGTGGTGGAATTCTAA
- a CDS encoding SpoVR family protein — MQAAEKARKPLFDGPEWTFELMEKARDAIEKIALEDLGLDVYPNQIEIISAEQMLDAYSCVGLPLMYQHWSFGKHFARDEALYRTGRQGLAYEIVINSNPCISYNMEENTMAMQTLVMAHAAFGHNHFFKNNYLFQQWTDASGIHDYLAFAKNYIAACEERYGPCAVEEVLDAAHALQSQGVFRYGRPPKPTTEELVAMQKVRDGYESGQSVLDIWTDTTLGRDKLELVEDASFSARRKQMNLPQENVLYFLEKHSPALEAWQCEILRIVRMLAQYLYPQKQTKVMNEGCATFVHYYIINKLYEQGQITEGAFMEMMHSHTNVVLQPEFDDQRYSGINPYALGFAMMQDIRRICQDPTDEDREWFPDFAGDPDWRKVMRDAWANYRDESFIQQFLSPHLIRKFKLFTLTNDADLPNLVVSQIHNRAGYKAIRRDLAKQYDLAYLEPDIQVTDADLRGDRELKLTHTVRDGIHLDEEDQEEVLKHLRRLWGYDVSLDAVETACEN, encoded by the coding sequence ATGCAGGCAGCTGAAAAGGCGCGCAAGCCGCTGTTCGACGGGCCGGAATGGACCTTTGAACTGATGGAAAAGGCGCGCGACGCGATCGAGAAGATCGCGCTCGAAGATCTTGGGCTGGACGTCTATCCGAACCAGATCGAAATCATTTCCGCCGAACAGATGCTGGACGCCTATTCCTGTGTCGGGCTGCCGCTGATGTATCAGCACTGGTCCTTCGGCAAGCATTTCGCCCGAGACGAGGCGCTTTACCGCACCGGCCGCCAAGGGCTGGCATACGAAATTGTTATCAATTCGAACCCCTGCATCAGCTACAACATGGAAGAAAACACCATGGCGATGCAGACGCTGGTTATGGCCCATGCGGCCTTTGGCCATAACCATTTCTTCAAGAACAATTATTTATTCCAGCAGTGGACTGATGCTTCTGGCATTCATGATTACTTGGCCTTTGCCAAAAACTACATTGCCGCTTGTGAAGAACGGTACGGCCCCTGCGCGGTCGAAGAGGTGCTGGACGCGGCCCATGCGCTGCAATCCCAAGGCGTGTTCCGCTACGGCCGCCCGCCCAAACCGACCACGGAAGAGCTGGTCGCCATGCAGAAGGTTCGCGACGGCTATGAAAGCGGCCAAAGCGTGCTGGATATCTGGACAGACACCACCTTGGGCCGCGACAAGCTGGAACTGGTCGAGGATGCCTCTTTCAGCGCGCGCCGTAAGCAGATGAACCTGCCGCAGGAGAATGTGCTTTATTTTCTGGAAAAGCACAGCCCGGCGCTGGAGGCTTGGCAGTGCGAAATCCTGCGCATCGTGCGGATGCTGGCGCAGTATCTTTACCCGCAAAAGCAGACCAAGGTGATGAATGAAGGCTGCGCGACCTTCGTGCACTATTACATCATTAACAAGCTCTATGAGCAGGGCCAGATCACCGAAGGCGCATTTATGGAAATGATGCACAGCCACACCAATGTAGTGCTGCAACCGGAATTCGATGATCAGCGCTATTCCGGCATCAACCCTTATGCGCTGGGCTTTGCGATGATGCAGGACATCCGCCGCATCTGTCAGGATCCGACCGATGAGGACCGTGAGTGGTTCCCCGATTTCGCCGGTGATCCCGATTGGCGAAAAGTGATGCGCGATGCCTGGGCGAATTACCGCGACGAAAGCTTCATTCAGCAGTTCCTGTCGCCGCATCTGATCCGCAAGTTCAAGCTGTTCACGCTGACCAATGACGCCGACCTGCCGAATCTGGTGGTGAGCCAGATCCACAACCGCGCAGGGTACAAGGCGATCCGCCGCGATCTGGCAAAGCAATATGATCTGGCCTACCTGGAGCCGGATATTCAGGTGACAGACGCGGATCTGCGCGGCGACCGGGAATTGAAGCTGACCCATACCGTGCGGGATGGCATCCATTTGGATGAGGAAGATCAAGAAGAGGTGCTGAAGCACCTGCGCCGTCTTTGGGGGTATGATGTCAGCTTGGACGCGGTTGAAACGGCCTGCGAAAACTGA